A single window of Paracoccus albus DNA harbors:
- a CDS encoding ATP-binding cassette domain-containing protein, which yields MLSFVRTIWRTPPFHAQASRDDKPVIVVRDLVRKFGDFTAVASTSFDVARGEIFGLLGPNGAGKTTRFRMLCGLLPCTSGHLEVAGRDLRTARAQARGRIGYVAQTFALYGNLSIRENAASTRWRVGTSDARSLHLPRPA from the coding sequence ATGCTGTCCTTCGTGCGCACGATCTGGCGCACACCCCCTTTTCACGCACAGGCTTCCAGGGACGACAAACCGGTGATCGTCGTACGCGATCTGGTGCGGAAATTTGGGGACTTCACCGCCGTCGCCAGTACGTCTTTCGACGTCGCGCGGGGTGAGATTTTCGGGCTTCTGGGGCCGAATGGCGCGGGCAAGACAACCAGGTTCCGCATGTTATGCGGGTTGCTGCCTTGCACCAGCGGGCATCTGGAGGTCGCGGGCCGCGATCTGCGCACTGCCCGCGCGCAGGCCCGCGGTCGGATCGGCTATGTCGCTCAGACATTCGCTCTTTATGGTAACCTGTCAATCCGCGAGAATGCAGCATCGACCCGCTGGCGCGTCGGGACTTCTGACGCACGATCACTGCACTTGCCCAGACCGGCGTGA